In the genome of Microplitis demolitor isolate Queensland-Clemson2020A chromosome 5, iyMicDemo2.1a, whole genome shotgun sequence, the window TGCGGTGATTGATTTTCGAAATTGTATTTATTCCAAGCAGGCCTACTACGATTTCGCATGCTTTGGGTACGAGGGAAATTTCGTTTTGGTTTAGGCGGCTTATGAGGaacaaaattatcaaaaattaacattGAATGTGGTTCTTTTAAGCTGTTACTTCTTGTCCCATCAAATCTTGGTGAACTACGAACCTTTGAACAGTATTCCTTTTTATCATCgatattaaattcataataaatacaaGTTTGGTTTGGTCGGAAATTTTCTTCGGTATAACTAATTGGAGATTTTATTGCACTAAGTCTTGTATCTTGTAAGGATTTAGATCGAAAAACAGCTCTAGTAggtatatttgtatttatcgGTTTTTCAAATTCAGTATTTTCGATATTATTTTTCGGATTAGCATTATAAGTATCGGAATTCTGACGTTTTCTTTTATAATGTGAATCAAAAAGCATTTCTAATGGCGCAGACTTAACTAATGAATCAGAATCGTCGGTAAGAATACTTTCAGTGCTTCTGTGATCTTCATTTTCACGTAATGGAAAGGTTTGATAGTCATCCGTAATATCAGTTAAGACACTCTCTTGGCTTTGAGCggtttgaatttttcgtcgtgacaaaaaaaaactagcacTGGAGTGTCGATCATTATCATATTGGCAATCAAATATTTCTCCAGAGGCATCAGAAAGAATACTTTCTTGAGaatcaccaaaattttttttcagataatttaaataatttttgttttcattatttatctctgtatttaagtttatttgatATTCACTAACGCATCTACGAGGTGGATTTTTAATATCGCTTTCTAATGAATCATCACTGAAATTaccattttcattattattatcatcatcgttATCGGATAATGGTTCATTCATTGCTGGTAAACTTTCAAATGACTTTGCTAAATTATCGATGTCTTCTGATTTATCATTCAAGCCGATAAAATAACTACAAGATCGTTGTTTTTGAGCAaatgtcataaatttattagtttctTTTTTCCATGATTCTTTTACCGCTTTCAATTCTTCACAAACAGGCGATTCCGGTAATGATTTATTGCATTTATTAAcggataatttaaatttttcagttttctcTAATGTTAATGTTAACGGTCGACTTACTGTCAATTTAGCTCGTTCATTTATACAAGACGTAGTTCGACTTTTGGGTAAGCATTTGTTGTCGAttatatctttaatatttgaaagaGCATTCCCATAACCAGAAACATTGTTAGTAAAAGTTTTAGGCTTTAAGTAGGGCTCAGAATTTGGTAATGGTTTACAAGGGTTAGTTgttattgtataatatattgaCTGCTCACGTTTATTATTACCTGAACCAATTCTACTTTGACGATGATGGCGATCTGGTAGATGGCTGCTGAGATCTGAAATACTTTGACTTGATTTTAAAGAGGACTTATAGCCAacctacaaaaataaaattatttaaaatttttattaaaagtatttattaataaaattataaataatcttaCACTTTGTAATTTTCTTCTCGTCTCTTCTATTCGCCGTTGTAATTCTTCACGATTTTTAGTTACATCAGCACTGAGTTTGGTATTTTTTGGCACTATTGGATTTATATTTTGAGTTTGgtgtattttatttccttgGTTTTGTCCTCCACTAAATCTGCATACAGAAAAGTAGAATATAagaacagtaaaaaaataaaattgttaaaattataactacaGTTTGAATAAATTACCTCCCATGAAATTGAGAGCTAATACTGGTATTTTTTCTATTCGTAGGTTCATCAGCACCACTAAGAGATTCAAAAGCATTTTTAAGATATTTCTCTCGATGAGTTTGATTTGAAACTTGATCATATCCTTCAGAACTTGCTTCAGATAATATAGACAATGGATTGCGTTCAGCACTTGGAGTTGATGCACCACCTTCTGAGTCTGAATCATCTTGACTGCCTGATGCTGTTGTTAATTCACTGCGATTACTATctccaattttaatttttttccctctTCTCATAGATCTTCGAAGTTCTTCTACATCCATAGCATTTACTTTAAACTGATTTGATACAGTATCTTCGATTGGAGGatagtatattaaattatgtgATTTTTCAGAACTTGTTGTTCCATTTTCTCCCTCAGAATAATCTTCGACATCACCGTCATGTTCTGTACTCTCGTGATcctaagtataaaaaataattatcattaacaatgaataataattgttttttttttttttaaattgaataatgttttagttgaataaataaaattttgagaaaatagCAAATGACAAGAAAATCATTAcggaagaaaattaataattcgaCAGTTTATTTTAcgaccaataaaaaaatacctcTAATTTAAAACTGCTAAGACTGCTGTCATCGGTGCAATGTCGTATTCTCGATTGGTGAGTTAACTCTGTAATATTGCTACCTCTAGTTATCGTTACGTTGCCACCCGTCATCTATAACGTTCGCGTTCGTACAatagagataattttttttttttttaaggagcaaaaataaacaagtagaaaaattaaagaaaaagattaaataatggaaaaaataaaaatagaaaatattagtgTATGTGAGAATGTTAGCACTCATTAGTTACGCATGAATGCTTAGTTTATAATAACTGGTTAGTACCTGTTTTAAATCTTCCGTTAATTCTCTATAACTATCAGGGCACGGTGCGAATACGTTTTCTTCTTCCTCCTAAAAAGCGTGAATAAGAATTATTGTgtgaaaataagaaattaacgGTCATTGCccaatataaacaaaaaaaaaaaaaaaaaaaaaaaaaaaaaaaaaaaaaaaaaaatagactgattggaaaaattaaataattcaaaaatcccTGATTGtcgtgaatatttaaaaagtaaagcataatttttgtttaacaataatttaagataaacACGTGTACTATATTTAAGTCGGAGAACgtaattaatagtttattacGTCTCCTGACTTTAATATATTGCATGTGTTCatcttaaattattgttaaacaaaaattatgctttactttttaaatattcacgaAAATCGGgggttttttaattatttattttccccaatttgtttattatttttttttttaattcaaactttttatacttttctatGTTATCTATtaatacatactttttttatgaatttaatttataaacacattaataatattgagcGGATACTTATCGATATTGGATTGTAAATGAGTTAAGTTTTTATTCATGATGATAtccatcaatatttaaaacaacccgagtgattttttttgctctattaacaattgatttttgtaaaataaaaaatatatatgatttccatttatttattttgtaaaatttatgaaatctatgatttttaaaataattatcttaaaatcGGAATAGTAAAGTTATACGTATCAATTACtagtaaattaaaagaaaaatccaTTAAAATAGTACTCATGTTACAACTACCTCTATATGAGAAGAAAATGCTTAccttttttatgataatagtTTCACGCCTGTAATCACTACTGCATTTTGTTTCAGTTCCGCTATCAATAGAACTGTCTTTAGATCCACCAGCACCACCACATCCACCATCAGAATCGATGACACTTCTTGAAGGAGGAAAATGAATAATCTCGTCACTATCATAGACAGATTTAACTGTAATACCATCAGTCTGTTGAACACGTTGAGCCCATCGACCTTTTGGCATATCTACTCCAACCGATCTGACACTAGAAGAGATATTTTCTTGAATATTAGTATTTGTATTGATTTGTTTCTTAGCCCAATGAGGTAATTGGCCGACGCTAAACCGATAATCAACAGCTGAAGTTTGTATGGTTGAATTGGCATTTGGATTGAAAAATTCTGGTGATGGTGGACCAAAGGTTTCATTGTTAAGCTGTACTGCAAGTCCATTTGGTAAATTATGTAGCTTTTGACCTGCACGCATCGCTTGTTGAGCTAATCGAGCTTGCATTGTCACTACCATGTCATGCGGTATACTCCAAACAAAAATACAACCATCACCACTAGCTGATACCAAGTGACGGCAATCTGGACTGAATCGCAGGCCAGTTACTAGTTCTGAATGACCTAACATTGTTGCCATACATTCACCACTGTAGTAATCATAAACACATAAGGTCTTGTCAGTGCATGAAGTTGCAACATATATTCCCGATGCATCTAAAACGACTTTTATTAAAGAGCCGTCTTCACCAACTGAACCTTTAAATGTTTTGCTATGTTTCCCAGTGGCTACATTGTATACTCTAATATTACGATCTTGGCAAGCTGTTAAAACATGTTTTTGACCAGAGTCTACCTCCATGTCATATAGAGTAGTTTTTCCTTGAGCATTGTGATCTCGTACAAATTGTGGTGAACCTCCAGGGGTCATTTGCAATTGTCTAAAGATAATACTTTTATCAGCACCACATGATaccatttgaattttatcactttgcgttgttttgaaaaatcttaCTGCTGTAATTGAGGAACTATGGTCATCAAGTGTTTGGAGAAAATTATACCCTTCATCAACATTAAAAACATGGATTAATCTATCTCTTGAAGCACTAGCCAGAAGTCTTGGCCCGCCGGTTGTATTTCGAGAGTATTTTGAATACTCCAGGCAAAGTACTTCAGCATCATGAGCTTCTATAAGACACAATTCATCTAAAGTTGCTACATCATGAATGCGGATATTGCCTGATCGATCTCCAGAAGCTATATGTTTACCATCTGGACTTACTCTAATTGATCTAACACCATTACGACCATCATACGAGGTATCACTTTTTTCTGTTGATCCTGCCGTAGCTAAAtctaaatcttttaaatatgTTAACTCAGGATCAACATATAacacttttaataattcattactataaatattgcgattataaactttttgatttgacgaaaaatctttttttaaattccatacTCGAATTGTATCATCACTTGAACATGTTATAAAGCTATTCGACGGCATGTCGTTAATTGATTCACTATCAGTTGGATACATTTCAACGCCCCATATACATGCAGAATGATAGAGAAAAGAATGCGATTTCCCAACACGTTTTATATCTCGTATATCCCAAACATAAATGCTATGATCATTATAAACGCATGTGAGTTTGTTATTCAATTCATCAAAAGCCAAGGCAACTGCATCTGGATATCTAGCATTTGTTGGATGTTGAGACATATGACTTATTGACAATCCGCAAGCTACATCTACACCTAAATAGTGAGTTCTGGGTAACGTTGTAATAAATTGAAGTGTTACTGGACTAAAACATCTAACAATTCCCTCGGCACATcctataaaaatgaatttttcaccTACAGCCATACAATTCGCGCTGCTTGTCCTCAACTCGACCCACTTATCAAGGAGCCTTCGATTATTAAATTCGCAGAGTAAGCCAGTTTTTGTAATAGCATAAGTAGAATCAGCCATCTCTCCACGGCCACAAGTTACATCTACAAAATCATTATTTCGTTGTTCACCTAATATGGCAGATCGGCCCATTAGAGGCACTGGTTCCTTATACTTGGCACTTCGAGTATATTCAAGATACCAAAATTTTACATGCCGATTACCAACAGTGACAAAATAACTGCCATTTTCAGCAAACGATACAGCCTTCACCTTGCTTGACACTTTGTTTGATGCAACCTTTACATTATTTCGCCAGTCCCAGACGTTCACAATCATATCATGTTGTGATCCAATAGAAACAACATATTTATTGCTTGGCGAGAAAGCCTGGAAGATTAATATAACTTATACATTACTTTATAACTTGGCAAACTATTTATTGTAgtgattggaaaaaaaaaaaattaacaggtTGCTttctaaatcttttaaaaCTTCAGGTATATTATTCAACTGCAAACCTTACGGAATTTAATCATGGTTGACATTATTTAACCACTGAGCGGTTCTTGAAATTATAAGCCTTAAATGGATTTACTTCAAtctttataagtaattttatcttttagtatgggtaaaaaagtataaaatacagtttaatgattttaaaataacaaaatactcACAACACAATTAATTCCATATTTATGGCTGGAAAACTCGGCAATCTGAATGGCATTTTGCTGATCTGAAATATCCCAAACTCGCACATTGGGCATGTGTCCGCACTCGCCAGTAACCAAAAGACGACCATCTCCAGCAAGCGCCAGTGAAGTTACAGTTTTTTTGCAACTATTTAACACATGAGTCTGTGTATTTTTTCGcggattaaataaaactaccgtgcatctaaaaaaaaaaagaaaaaaaaatgaaagattatttattagttgtaatttaatattaaaaaacaaaagaaaagtGTGAGAAGTTAGTAATGAAGTCATTTGacaatgttatttttatattagttACAGTATATATTGAGAGTCTGAATCTAGTAAATAATTCAACATCGGCTTTCTCCATGAGAGCACGCCACGATCCCGTCATGCTAAACGAGCAAAGTCTCGAATATCTAAAGAACTGGTCTGAGACAATTTTCACCATCTAATCAAGTTTGAGTATCTTATAACATCACCAgttgttattttaatgtaatgaTAAGCTTATTATTtactgatgataattataaagttcacagttatttaaaaaactcattGTGATagtatttatgataattactATTCACTAGGTCAAATAAGAGGAGAGAGGACAAATCCATGAGTTTTTCGCACGGCCTTTTCCACTCTCATTTCACTTCTTTATAAGCTAACGAGATAGTTAGCAATGTAGTAAATACATCGAAATAATTTTCGAGACGAAAGCAAGTTACTTTCATATCAAGCggttcaatacaaaaaaaaatattgttactatacggcttttttaaatttagactATGGTACAACCAtacaacaattaattattagcttGAAAGCTTTTATTAAAGTTACTATATAATAGTCGCATAATGGTCTCGGTCTTGGACTTGACCTTGCTTTTGCTTTTATTACTGATATCCAACAAATCCttaagggcattctcagaCGGTGTccttcactttttttaaaacatttaatgaCTTTAAGCTGCCAAAACAgtgataaaaagttattaataaattaaaaaaaaattaaagcaatagttaaaaaaacgacaacgagttaaattaataataaaagaattaaaatagttGGTTTTATTGTCGTTGAGCAATGCGTAAATAATGATACTCTtccaatataatataatgagaaaaattttattactcgcTGATACATACGCGTATAGCAATGACCAATATAtgttttgtaagaaatttatcaCTCTACAAAACAggattcttatttttttaacttcccgctaagaaaatccgatgattttcaaaaattgcggAAAGTTAtagttttcaccccgattttcaaaaatttaaatttcatccgatgttgacgttttgaggtcctaggaagctattctgactattttcagaagcaTGGCTAagtgtctgtgtgtgtgtgtgtgtgtgtgtgtgtgtgtgtgtgtgtgtgtgtgtgtgtgtgtgtgtgtgtgtatggatgtaaactcttaatatctttttaatgaactgagcgattaaaatgtttgaggtggcaatcaaaagagtttgttggccgtcaactttgctgaaaatttcaaatcaatcgATCGAATAGTCTCtaaaatatgaaagaaaaacaaaacaaaaacaaaaaaaaaatcagtttttttcaattttctcagaaatggcttgatcgatcaattccaaaatctaatcagcacaagaattcaataaaacgcgtcgattgccgcctcaaccatctcaatcggttgataatttcgtaagatatcgtgaaagaaagaaatgctaaaaaacggttttttccgaAAACAATGGTATCcaatagtatttttgagctcgaaaatgtaatcacaacaatgttttcaagctcaaggagctcgaaaacagcaggaagttttggggctggcccgcaggatcaaccgatagacagatttttttttttgtaaattcaatCATTTAAGTGATATTAAAGTTCAAAGTTtacaatgtttaaaaaaaatcttttttctttgaaattttattactacttaaaaaattaatatacagTCACGcactatacttttttttgcatgAAATTGActgctttacaaaaaaaatctcttataatttttttataaactttactattcaaaagttatggaAGCTCTAAGTTTGAAGTAGAGCAGAAGTACTGTTTTTGGCCACTTTAGGGGTCAGTTTTGgacacttgaaaatttaaataaaataatttgtaaaatacacAATGAcacaatgtatttttaaaaatatgttcgaagatacttttatcccacgattaaaatggaaattttattttatattttttcattaattaaaataaagtattaaatctTCAAAAATAGATCAGTAACCACAAATGGTTCTTCTACCCTATATcggaaaaaaactttcatcAAATAGTTTACGAAACAATAGgtttatgaaaaaaacataagaaattttatctgTTGAGCGGTAAATTTTCTACAGCAAAAAGTATAATGCGTGGATGTACATCTATTTGGTGAGTGATAAAATTTCgaagaaaaaagaattttttagacatttaaaattctaaacttTGATATCACTTGAATGGTTGAATTTACATGAAAAAACATAAGAAATCTCTtctgtagagcgttaaatttgcTACAGAAACATATATTGTTTACTGcgatatgtttttttatctcagcaagtaataaaatttttctcgttgTATTATACTGGAAAAGTATCATTATTTACGCAGGGCTAAACGGAAACAgaattaactattttaattcttttattatttataggttacaaataaatgatttatatcgtggcaaagtaaaaaaaaggttaCTTGGGAAATGAAAAACACTCTAGTATGGATGataggaaaaaaaagtcgTAAAGAGAACTGAAACATAATCTCATTGTTAAAAAGAATAATGAACTTACCCTGCAGGATAGGCGACTATTTCACTTGTTGTGTCACAATCCAATGCAGCATTACTTGATACGGTCACGCCTAACACACGTTCTAATTTGATctgtaacaatttttttttttaatttttcatataatttccATCGAtaatcaatacaaaaatttgtatgtAACTCATGCCCAAGAATACGCCGCTAACTGACTAAAGTGAccctcataaaattttatatcaaaatacAATCCTTTCTGATTGGTCAAACGAGtggtttaaaatatattatctcaTACTtgctaaattttctaaatttttttttttgtattttttgaaaaaatttttttttgtatattttgaaaactttcttgtaaaattttttttaattttttgacaaacCGTTTGAaagattttctttttctttatatttcttGCAAACGTATTTTATAAGATGAGAGGTTTTGTATTGTTACAATTCAACTTTTtctacatttaatttatcttgaaatacaattttttatttcttgccATAGAGTCCATGTTAAATTGCcgaaaattaactaattattctCAAAGcctattacaaataaaaatttgacttaGTTTGTGGTAACGTTATTACActtaattaatctattttaaaaatttgtcaaagTTATGTGCATCTTAATTTAGATCATTAACCAcctcaaaacttttttttaaatttaaaagaaattctcGCATAAAATTAActcgataaatttgaaaattgagcAAGCTTAtaccgtgtaaaaaaaaaattgttgaaaaaaggttaaaaaagtgttgactattCTAAACTTCAAAACGCGACACAATGACGAACTTTTTGAAACGATTTTCAAActtcttaaaatataaaaaaaaaaaaaaaaaaaaaaaaccaattggCTTAATACTacaaattgatatttttgagtACGAAATACGTTCagaaaaaactgattttgaaCTATTTCCGAACGTTTTTCGTTTTGGCATAacttaataatataaagatattttttgatttttctcttgaattttcaaaagtttttaaaaacgttcaaaaaaatctcgtcgttgtgtcacgttttgaagtttagaatagttaacacttttttaacaattttttgataaggaATGAGGGGATATTCccttttccatttttaaattttttaactgactgctatagaaaatatttcgtcagtaagtaaaataaaagtgcATGTTAAAATCAGTGTtgaatatttaacattttgtGTATAAATTTAGTACACTGTCACTATCTTGTTTGACTAGTTGTGATCGATGTATATGTtttaacatataaaaatattattttgtgcaaaagtaaaaaattttaaataataatgtctaATAAACTCTCattactttaatatttatgatacaTTTTGAACGCGAAGCGGAGAGGTTGGGCTTTACTATCATCTTTCAAGGTCACACGACTTACATTAAAtcgtatttattatatttataccaCACTAACACCTTATAAAAAGcacattaatattaacaggAAACACTAATTAATAAACCTGTTCCTTTTTAAAAGTTGTGCAATacgtttcataaattttcatgaaattttgtatttaaatttatttattcatttttatttaaattttgtaacattttatataatttctataaaattttataaaatcttttcaTGGTCATAGTGATGTTTTAAGATCCTCCTCAATGATCTCGAATCTCCGGGTAATTTAGATCTATGGTGATGTCAAAAAATCGCTGATATCTTTAAATCCGCAATAATATCAATGGaaatattttcagatttttgttaatatctaCAAATTTTGgtgaatcttttaaaaaaaattactctggcAACTGTGAAATCTACTTTGatctaatttttgaaaaaatcagaTTTCCGTGAGTCTACCATTGATCAACGGAGATCTAAATGATTTCTTCTCGGGTAGAATTATTCTAGCAAGACGAGTTATGAAATATTCTTGTTCAGGTTTTTCTACAAATAAAACCTCTGCGAATATTAAGTAAGGACTAGGGTATGATACCCAGCATAATTTTTccttttaattcttttatgtttaaaagaaaatcttGGAAAAATTGATAGTTGAACCAAAGGCGAGGTTAGTGTCCAAATACGAGCATTCTATCCGTCATTGTATtagatttataattacttaattttttgtaaaaagtatttaaaaaggCGGGTTATAAAGGGCACTTAGAAAtctaattatcataatttttaatgataataaattttgctatAAGTTGGCTCAATgacttatttttatgtttttatgcATGCTAGCCATACTTTCGTATggctataaatataatatatttatgcaCATTGACGTCAcgctttaaataattagatgtCTTTATTATTCGCTGTCATATCTAATATTTAAAGCTGCCGACCGTAAGCGTTAAATGATGTAAATTTTGAGCATATGttacaaaaattgttttcaaattatcatttatcgtgTAAGTGCAACAGAAAAAATTGCATTTGTCTATTCAAATGTGATAAAAAAGGCGCATGTTGTTTTCTCTAAACTAACGAGTCTTCCTAATGTAcctttttctatatattttttcaatagaaaaaaaaaataacgagtCTTCGTTTGATTAGTAGCTATCGTTGATACATTGCATGGAGAATAGAGGAGTCTCTATTCTATATGATACATTGACAGTAAGTCATAAAGCAGAAAGCTAAGTTGATCAAGCGTTCAAGATTCACATCGTGGcctcttattaaatattcaacgtAGGTTGCGTCAAAGTAACTTATTTGATATGTACTCTTGAGCGATTTACGTGGGTTGAGAATGTGGGTACACAAGATACGACAAGTAGATTTCAGTAAAATGACACGGTGTCAGGTAgtagtaaaacaaaaaatttttataaacgcgtgaataattttattgaatttgattGATATAAAAGATCGACAATAATATTACGTTGATGCATTCAAtaacagataaaaatttgatttataaacATGTTGTCCATAATTATAtgcaaattaatataaaagctAATCGCAATTCTCAAGATGTTTATACGACCTTGTATTCTGGAGTCTGATACGTCTTTTGTTAATACTGCAGGCTGTATTGTtgcatatattattttttactcctgCCTTACGTCAGAAACAGAGaagtaaaaattctaatacacacacatacagatatatataaatatttacaatgcaTTTATGCATGTTGAGTGCCCCCGTAAAGAAATAAGAGGGGCTGATGATGTAATACGTGACTAGGCCAAGACAGAAGCAAGCTCCTAACTATCATGATTGCGTAATTTTTATGACCGGCCCCCTTTTTTGAGGTATCTCGGAAtgtaattcacttttttttatcatgtttcAATATGGttgaaattataaaccaaaataataataataatagcaatgaATTGAAAGCAGAAAACGCTAAAGACTACAAATGTGcccattgaataaaattactgTGCAAGATTATGTTTTGGACATCCATGGCATTgtatgagaataaaaataacaagaaaaaacaaataaatgaaatcaTGCGATTTATTTCTAAAGTAACAGTTATCTATCACGACGAACTACTATAcggaaaaaagtaaagaaatttaCTATTTGGAAAGTAAACTCAAAACTATTATGggtatttaatcatttttatttgaaacataactcaaaattactatagcataaataaaaattgttatcataagttaaatgtcatt includes:
- the LOC103578189 gene encoding mitogen-activated protein kinase-binding protein 1 isoform X5 — protein: MDPPLTSKVLRAPNLKRGQENIRIHNRIKLERVLGVTVSSNAALDCDTTSEIVAYPAGCTVVLFNPRKNTQTHVLNSCKKTVTSLALAGDGRLLVTGECGHMPNVRVWDISDQQNAIQIAEFSSHKYGINCVAFSPSNKYVVSIGSQHDMIVNVWDWRNNVKVASNKVSSKVKAVSFAENGSYFVTVGNRHVKFWYLEYTRSAKYKEPVPLMGRSAILGEQRNNDFVDVTCGRGEMADSTYAITKTGLLCEFNNRRLLDKWVELRTSSANCMAVGEKFIFIGCAEGIVRCFSPVTLQFITTLPRTHYLGVDVACGLSISHMSQHPTNARYPDAVALAFDELNNKLTCVYNDHSIYVWDIRDIKRVGKSHSFLYHSACIWGVEMYPTDSESINDMPSNSFITCSSDDTIRVWNLKKDFSSNQKVYNRNIYSNELLKVLYVDPELTYLKDLDLATAGSTEKSDTSYDGRNGVRSIRVSPDGKHIASGDRSGNIRIHDVATLDELCLIEAHDAEVLCLEYSKYSRNTTGGPRLLASASRDRLIHVFNVDEGYNFLQTLDDHSSSITAVRFFKTTQSDKIQMVSCGADKSIIFRQLQMTPGGSPQFVRDHNAQGKTTLYDMEVDSGQKHVLTACQDRNIRVYNVATGKHSKTFKGSVGEDGSLIKVVLDASGIYVATSCTDKTLCVYDYYSGECMATMLGHSELVTGLRFSPDCRHLVSASGDGCIFVWSIPHDMVVTMQARLAQQAMRAGQKLHNLPNGLAVQLNNETFGPPSPEFFNPNANSTIQTSAVDYRFSVGQLPHWAKKQINTNTNIQENISSSVRSVGVDMPKGRWAQRVQQTDGITVKSVYDSDEIIHFPPSRSVIDSDGGCGGAGGSKDSSIDSGTETKCSSDYRRETIIIKKEEEENVFAPCPDSYRELTEDLKQMTGGNVTITRGSNITELTHQSRIRHCTDDSSLSSFKLEDHESTEHDGDVEDYSEGENGTTSSEKSHNLIYYPPIEDTVSNQFKVNAMDVEELRRSMRRGKKIKIGDSNRSELTTASGSQDDSDSEGGASTPSAERNPLSILSEASSEGYDQVSNQTHREKYLKNAFESLSGADEPTNRKNTSISSQFHGRFSGGQNQGNKIHQTQNINPIVPKNTKLSADVTKNREELQRRIEETRRKLQSVGYKSSLKSSQSISDLSSHLPDRHHRQSRIGSVSGKLSIKNSNISSRNGTGTHTNSGLPSRYTSSKSHSTYMTRSSSVGVLNQHSDSESDAGIASSGRNFTNSTTNNRISGLMRPTISSQNKINHQTKPHSSSSSNLPMVLRRRGMQSAYSSVNLSQVGNQEDSSSEDTSSNGNGGKPTLPPRPRSINIDLSANFNSVGSSIRRSGSNTTISTSRLINNASGQMRLSSRNQLDQNPQKPSAKEINVANAELSPQLCNTIADELTRTADNVVQLYKRLAMDSSANSVLGPIDRDTMLRGLESSVNEAMQTLRLVAASTTNKETTDNDPSVVNEATETFKELLAGQDQGKVVNIMQQYSEMLLSMMQQRMSGTQPNHA